The nucleotide sequence GTCCGCGCGCGCCGGAGCGCTTTCACGTGCTCTCGCCCGATGTGCACGTCGAGTCGGTGAACGGCGAGCTCGTCGTCACGCGGCTTCGCGAGAGCGTGCTGCCGCTTTTGCGCTACCTGCCCGGCGATCGCGGCGACGTGCAGCAGCTCCTTTGTCCATGCGGCTTAGCGGGGTCGTCCATCGTCGGGCTGAGCGGGCGGAGCGCGTGTCGGTTCGTGCGGCCGGATGGCGTGGACATTGATGCCTGGAGCCTCGCGTGGATCTTCAAGCACCACGCGCTGCGCGCGTTTCAGCTCATCCAGCGTGAGCGTGAGCGCGAGCGCTTCACGCTGAAGCTCGACGCGCCCGCACGTGATTCGACGCTCGAGGATCGACTGCGTTCCGCGCTCGTGGCGCAAGGCTGGACCGCGCCCGTGCTCGACGTCGTCCTGGGGCCGCTCGCGACCCAGGCCAAGCCCGAGCCGTTCGTCTGCGAGCTCTGATCAATCGTCGCGACCCGCGGCGATCTCTTCGCGCGAGAGCTGTCGGTGCTGCGACCACTCGCCCGAATTTCCGAGGCAGTGGCGGCACGACTCCATCGGCTCCTCGCGCTCGAGCATCCGCAAGATCCGCTCGGCGAGCCGCGGACCATCGAGCGCGACGCCGTCGTCGTCGGCGAGCGTGTTGGCGATGCCGTGGCGCCGCAGGTACGGCTCGAGCTTCGGGGGCCGCGTGCACATGTAGAAGTGTCCACGATGCACGAGGTGGCAGCGAGTCTTCATCCAGCACTCGTGAAATGCCCGCTGCGTCTGCTCGGGAGACTGCGTCAACTCGCGCGGCGTGACGCGCTGAAACCGATCGAACGCGCGCGCCTGCAGCTCCACGCCGTGCTCGCCACACCGCGCCTCGAGGCGCTCCACGGCCTTCTGCGTCAACGGCGCGCTCGGATAGAGGCTCAGCTTGAGCACGTCCACGTTCGTGAAGAATGCGTCCGGCAGCTCCGCGACCTTGGTGCCGTTGGTGGTGACCTGGATCCGCGGTGCGACCTTCGACGCGCGCGCCGCCTGCAAGCACTCGACGATCTTTGGATGCAGCGTGGGCTCGCCGCCCGTGAGCCGCAGCAGACGTGGCGCGAGCGCCGTGGCCGCGAGTTGAAGATCTCGCGCGAGCCCATCCGGATCCGCGAACGACTCCGGCGCGTGCGGCGAGAGCGGACAGCAGCCCGCACAGCGCAAGTTGCAGTGATCCACCAGGTGCGCCTCGAGCGCCCAGGTCTGGATCCGGCCGTGCGCGAGCTCGTAGCGCATCGCTAGCCGTGCGAGTGCGAGTGACCCGGCCCGTGCGAGTGGCGCACCGCCTTGCGCTTCGACGCACGTCCCGCATCGGGCAGCATCACCACCAGCTCGCCGCGCGTCACGCCCTTGAGCGCGTTCACGTGATCCGCGAAGTGCCGCAGCTCGCCCACCGGCCCCTTGAGCGCGAGCACCTCGAGGCAGTGATCGTGATCCACGTGGAAGTGCAGCGTCGTGAGCACGAGGTGGTGATGATCGTGCCCGAGCTCGGTGAGCTTCTCGGTGAGCTCGCGGCGCGTGTGATCGTAGAAGATGGTCAGCGTGCCCATGGCCTCGCGGCGCGCGTCGCTCGCGGCCACGGTCTCGTTCAGCCAACCGCGGATCAAGTCGCGCAGGGCCTCGCTGCGCGTGGCGTAGCCCTTCTCCGCGATCTTCGCGTCGAAGCCCTCGAGCAGCTCACTCTCGATGCTCACCCCGAACCGCTCCAGCTCGTCTGCCATGCGTCACCTCGGTGCGCCGACCCTATCAATAGAAGGCAGAGAGCGTGATGCGTCCGTTGCGCGGCGCGCCCGGCGTGAAGGCGACATCGGTCACGGGTGCGGCTTCGCCCGGGAGCTGCGTCGTGGTGTCGAATTGCGCCTCGCGCCAATGCGTGCCGAGCAGGTTCTCGATCACCAGCCCGAGCTCGAACATCCGCCAGCGATAGGCAGCGCTCACTTCGAACAGCGTGTAGCCCTGCGCCACGAGCGAGCCGTCCGCGTTGGCCGGGCGATCGGCGACGGAGCGCATGCCGAGCCGCGCTTTCCAGCCGCTCGGGTGCAGCGCGGTCAGGCCCGCGGCGCCGGTGCGCGTGGGCGCGAGCGCCACCGCATTGGCGTTGCTCGGATCCTGCGTGAACACCGCATGCGCAAGCGCGAGATCGGCGTCCGCCCAGAGCCACGGCTGGATCTCGTACCGACCTTCGAGCTCGAGTCCGTAGCGCTGCGTCGGACCGGCGGCCGAAGTCGTGTCCTCATCGGCGTCGAAGACCTGCTCCGATTGCAGATGCAGGCTCCACGCGGTCGCGGCGAGCTCGAGTCGATCGAGCAAGCGCACCCGCGTCCCCAACTCGGCGCCAAACGCGCGTGGCAGTGCGCCCGAGGCGTGCGCCGCGATCACCGCGCGCGCGTCATTCGAGTGGAAGCCGCCGCCGAGGTCGCCGAACAGCTCCCAGAAGTCGGTCGGCCGGACCGCGATCTGCAACTTCGGATTCGCGATCGACGCTTGCACCACGCCGCTCTGCGAACCCCCTGGCCTGAGATCGTCGACTTTGAACGTGAAGAGATCGCCGCGCACGCCCGCGACCACGCGCAGCCATCGGCCCAGGCGCAGATCTTCCGCGAGGTACGCGGAGAGCGAGCTCTCGGCGATCTGCGCGTCGTCGCAGGGATTCACGCCATCATCGAAGCAATCCGACAGCCGCTGACGTTGATGCACGTGCCAGAGCTGGGTGTGGATGTCGTCGAAGCGGGCCTGCGCGCCGAGCGTGCTCGTGAGCTGCGCGGGACCGAGGTGCGAAGTCCGCCCCACGTGCGCATCGAGGCCCGTGGCGGTACGCGCGTCGTCTTGCTCGATCTCGTCGAGGTTCACAGGATCACGCAGCGCAAACGTGAAGTCGCTGAAGAGCGACACGCGATAGCGGAGAACCCACGCTTGAAGTTGCAGCTCCTGCTCGCCCGCGTGCTTCTGCGTGAGCGTGGCGATGAGCTGCTGCCGCTGCGTCTGCCCGCCTTCGCTCGGATCCAGAGATCCGAGCTCCTCCACCCGGCCTTCCGCGACCGCGCGCTCGGGGAGCTGCCCGCTCGAGCTCCACTGTGAGCCGTACGCGTTCGCGAGGAGCGCCAGCTCCAGCTCCGGCGTGATCGAGAGCGTGTCCTTCGCGAACACGTTGTAGCGCTGCAGGTCCTCCGGGTATTGAAAAGGTCCGTTCGTCCCCTCGACGGCCGCCGCGAGCCACGGCGTTCCCGCGAGCTGTGGCGCGGTGCCGATGGCGAGCACGCGGTACTCGTCGAAGCTGCCGTACGTTGCGGAGAGCGAGCTCTCCGCGAACATGCGTCGTGTGCGCAGATTCACGGCACCCGCGGTGTCGAAGTCGCCGAGCTCGGGGTAGTACGGCCCCTTGGTCACGTCGACGCGATCGATGACCTCGGGGAGCAAGAAGTTCGCATCCGCGTAGCCCTGGCCGTGGCCGTGGCTGGGCAGATTCACCGGGACGCCGTCGAGCAGCAGGCTCACGTCAGTGCCGTGGTCGGCGTCGAAGCCGCGCAGGAAGAGCTGATCGGCCTTTCCACCGCCCTGGTGTTGGGCAATCACCAGGCCGGGGACGGCGCGAAGAATGTCCTCGGGCGTGGCGTGCGGCCGCATCACCAGATCGCGCTCGCGGAGCGTGGTCGCAGAGGCCGCCGAGGTGGGCGTCGACGCCACCACCGACGCGCTCAGCGCCAACAGCTTCCCGGCGTCGGGCTCGAACGAACCTGCATCCGGGGCAAAAGGTCCGGCATCCACCTCATCGGTCTCGACGGCCCCCGCGTCGAACGCATCCACACCCTGGGCATGCGCGACACCGGTCACGAGGAGTGTCCACGCGAGGAAGCCCGCGCGCATCTTGTGGCCGGTGTTACGAATATGAATATTCCTCGCACGCCGTTGCTACGAACTCGCATATCTGTGCTACGAAGCCAAGCCATGTCCGCCCTCGCCATCGCCGCCGTGCTGGGCCTGCTCCTGGGGCTGCGCCACGCCTTCGAGCCGGACCACCTGGCGGCCGTGACCACCCTGGTGACCTCGGGCGAGTCGCCGTCGCGCGGCTTCCGCTTGGGCGCCACCTGGGGCCTGGGACACACGCTCTCGCTCTTCGTGGTGGGCGGCGCGCTGTGTGTGCTGCGGCGCCAGCTCCCGCCCGCGCTCGAGGACGGCTTCGAGCTCGTGGTGGCGGTGATGCTCGTGGTGCTGGGCGTGCGCGCGCTGGTCATCGCGGGCCATGGACACGCGCACCCGGCGCCCTCGAACCCAGGGCGCCGCTCGCTGCTCGTGGGCCTCACCCATGGGCTCGCGGGAAGCGGCGCCATGACCGCGATCGCCATGGCGGCCATGCCCGATCCCAAGCTGGCGCTCGGCTACATCGCGCTCTTCGGTGCGGGCTCGGCCGTCGGAATGGGGCTGATGACGGCCGTCGCGGGCCGCGGGCTGCGCGCGCTCGATGGCCGGCAGCAGTGGCAGCGCGGGCTGACCGTGGCCGCCGGGCTGGTCTCGCTGGTGCTGGGGCTGGTCTGGGGGACGCCGCGCGCGGTGCGGCTGGTGTCTCGGCCTGCCGAGTCGGTGCAGCTCTCGCTCCGCTGAGTTGGGACGACGCCCGGGTTCCGCTAGGCTCCACGAGCGGGTGGGACCATGCAAATCCTCGTGGTCGACGATTACGAGCCGTTCGCGCGCTCGCTGCGCAACCTGCTCGGCGACGAGCACGCGGTGACGATCGCGCTCACCCGCGAGCGCGCGGTGGAGCTGCTCGGCCACGGCGTGGCGTACGACCTGGTGCTGCTCGACGTGAACCTCGCCGGCGTGTCGGGCATCGAGGTCTACGAGTTCTTGAAGGCGCGGGGCAGCGCGTCGCGCGTGGTCTTCATGACCGGCGGCATCGACGACTCCGCCCTCGCCGAAGCGCTCGCGCGCATCGATGCCCCGCAGCTGGAGAAG is from Deltaproteobacteria bacterium and encodes:
- a CDS encoding radical SAM protein — translated: MRYELAHGRIQTWALEAHLVDHCNLRCAGCCPLSPHAPESFADPDGLARDLQLAATALAPRLLRLTGGEPTLHPKIVECLQAARASKVAPRIQVTTNGTKVAELPDAFFTNVDVLKLSLYPSAPLTQKAVERLEARCGEHGVELQARAFDRFQRVTPRELTQSPEQTQRAFHECWMKTRCHLVHRGHFYMCTRPPKLEPYLRRHGIANTLADDDGVALDGPRLAERILRMLEREEPMESCRHCLGNSGEWSQHRQLSREEIAAGRDD
- the nikR gene encoding nickel-responsive transcriptional regulator NikR; the protein is MADELERFGVSIESELLEGFDAKIAEKGYATRSEALRDLIRGWLNETVAASDARREAMGTLTIFYDHTRRELTEKLTELGHDHHHLVLTTLHFHVDHDHCLEVLALKGPVGELRHFADHVNALKGVTRGELVVMLPDAGRASKRKAVRHSHGPGHSHSHG
- a CDS encoding TonB-dependent receptor → MRAGFLAWTLLVTGVAHAQGVDAFDAGAVETDEVDAGPFAPDAGSFEPDAGKLLALSASVVASTPTSAASATTLRERDLVMRPHATPEDILRAVPGLVIAQHQGGGKADQLFLRGFDADHGTDVSLLLDGVPVNLPSHGHGQGYADANFLLPEVIDRVDVTKGPYYPELGDFDTAGAVNLRTRRMFAESSLSATYGSFDEYRVLAIGTAPQLAGTPWLAAAVEGTNGPFQYPEDLQRYNVFAKDTLSITPELELALLANAYGSQWSSSGQLPERAVAEGRVEELGSLDPSEGGQTQRQQLIATLTQKHAGEQELQLQAWVLRYRVSLFSDFTFALRDPVNLDEIEQDDARTATGLDAHVGRTSHLGPAQLTSTLGAQARFDDIHTQLWHVHQRQRLSDCFDDGVNPCDDAQIAESSLSAYLAEDLRLGRWLRVVAGVRGDLFTFKVDDLRPGGSQSGVVQASIANPKLQIAVRPTDFWELFGDLGGGFHSNDARAVIAAHASGALPRAFGAELGTRVRLLDRLELAATAWSLHLQSEQVFDADEDTTSAAGPTQRYGLELEGRYEIQPWLWADADLALAHAVFTQDPSNANAVALAPTRTGAAGLTALHPSGWKARLGMRSVADRPANADGSLVAQGYTLFEVSAAYRWRMFELGLVIENLLGTHWREAQFDTTTQLPGEAAPVTDVAFTPGAPRNGRITLSAFY
- a CDS encoding urease accessory protein, which encodes MSALAIAAVLGLLLGLRHAFEPDHLAAVTTLVTSGESPSRGFRLGATWGLGHTLSLFVVGGALCVLRRQLPPALEDGFELVVAVMLVVLGVRALVIAGHGHAHPAPSNPGRRSLLVGLTHGLAGSGAMTAIAMAAMPDPKLALGYIALFGAGSAVGMGLMTAVAGRGLRALDGRQQWQRGLTVAAGLVSLVLGLVWGTPRAVRLVSRPAESVQLSLR
- a CDS encoding response regulator, giving the protein MQILVVDDYEPFARSLRNLLGDEHAVTIALTRERAVELLGHGVAYDLVLLDVNLAGVSGIEVYEFLKARGSASRVVFMTGGIDDSALAEALARIDAPQLEKPFREGELRALLTRWKTT